DNA sequence from the Ischnura elegans chromosome 8, ioIscEleg1.1, whole genome shotgun sequence genome:
AGAAAACCATAAAGAATCGCGCCAAAGAACGTTTTTCTTACGTGGATGCGAGGACATTAAACCTTAGGGACGCGGAAGCAtgcaatacatatgtatatcgTCTGCAGACTGGGATCAACAAgcgcagttaaaataaataaaataggaatacaCCTTGGAGTGAACACAGAGTGCCACACCGCTTCAACAACGGCAAGTTTTTAGAACTACTCCAGGGTTGTAATTTTAAAGCATTATCAAAGAGACGAGTGAAACCAGAGGCCACTACAATTCCAGGATATCCCGATATCaactataaaagaaaagaaatatcttaagtcctggttacacggtgcattaacccgtacgggttaatgtatgaatgcgtgtctgtttgcatgtctgaattcatggacgtttgcgtgaacgaggagcatgaatgagcggttacacggtacatgcgttcgcacaagttttcacacattttctcttatcgcgaggcgtttagtttttgttcattccctttacagtgcgcaaaactTAAATttgtaaacagtatcattaggtaggaagcagacgatacctaccagaaaagaattcccttttcgttgtttcctgtaggaccgggaaatttcacatactggtaatatatttgcgctgacgtgtaaacagtggtgtttattgtagttgccgaagttgtttcatttcgtgccagtaatatttatttatatttaatatttttcgttatCTCTCGCTTATTgttatatctcaatagtactctgtttgtttcaaaccgttatcaaagttaatacttaggctgaaaaattgtagacgcatcttgttttttagccgtgtttactagacatttttctgtcatctgtttcactgacgAGTGTAggtgatgtatgagagtagatatttttaatactttgttctacttttgtccgggacggttaataaagttaagaagatatttgctgttgatggaaaagatgttggtttagaggtctggtcgatttatgaatttgctaatgtGAGTCGTCTTTTAGTGGTGGGCcagtgcattcccacctcggacgtataaaaggtagaattgccgttaattcgtatgatgtaaattatgtttaaatgtattctattagtcgtatgatagccgttgtatttcacaaatgccGTGTTGAAACCTAtgttataacctcatcgattgttttgttccggcataatacaaccaataagataccataggcataaacttggtatgtccggcatacatgcAGGGATAATCTATATGATTATTAGTGTAGACActaatggtgagtttgtggtaggattcaagcactcaACGATACAGTATAAATACGCGTTAAGAGTTACTGAATAACCCTGCAGCCCTGCAGATAACAACTATTTGTGTCGCTTCCTTTGTTTCCCaacaggtggctctgttatcaactttgcgattgcatgaacgaaattagaacaggttccattttccgttcacgcgttcatgcatttgtacattttggggtggttacacggtgaatttttccgttcattctcgcgttcaaacatttagacattaacccgttcgggttaatgcaccgtgtaaccaggcctttaaggaACGGGTTGGAATAGGAATTATTCTTTCCCACGGTCATTTATGGACTCATTAAGTCAACAAAGTAGAATACAATGTTGCTGCCATCCTATAAATCCAAAGCGTCATTTTACGTTAAGATTATCCAATTTTTAGTTACACATTTATTATTGTAAACACTACGCACCTCATGAATAATGAGGCTACTTGCGGAGCAGAAGTATGTAGGTGTTGATGTCGATTTAGAGAGCAATGGAGTACACTTTTGAGATAAAAGCGGTTGCCATATTTTATGAGCGCcatattttacacaaataatcCACTCTCTTgagtaaaatgattattttgagcTTAGATGGGACCCGCGATCTTTCTCGGCTTCGGCACTTTTCAGCCATTCCGTCAGTGACTAAGCCTCTTCACAATAAATTTCGCTGTTCGGGGTGAGTTTTGCACGCAGATCTGATTGTGAGCCTCGGTGGCGGTCATAACGCCTAGCGAAATATTCACTCGGGTTAAGCTTGTCTTGAAAGAGGAGGGCGATCGCGAGAAGAGCAAACGATTCCCAAATGCGATCTTCCTCAAACCAACGATAAAAACGTCGTCTTCCGGGCAGCCTTGCCGACATCGCTCAGGATCAGCACATCATCGGTATATTCTAAAAATCAGGTTCCAAGATCTAATATGGCAATCAAAATTTTAGAGCAAAAAGGAATTTTaatcgcggtgtttcgatatatataccctcctccttcacctaggtggtctctgattggtccgggatttttcctccttcctcgtcctatttaatgccaggttccaagcgctacttagctgcagtcctcgatctctattgatattgttggggtgaagacggatctccacggcttctttagttatacggtcccaatagccccGTGTTCTTCgagttgggcagtttcttcccagtggatattgtgattttcctggacacagtgttcagcaatggccgatttttcaaactgtccgagtcggaggtggcgtcgatgcccCTTCACCAATGGTcctctccaatatacactttaccacattcgcatggaatgcggtaaatgccggctgtcttgagaccaatagggtccttAGCTCGTACTAACTGATCCTggagtttgccaggaggaaggtgaatgctacgaatattgtgtttagcaagaatTGACAACGGATACAGCCAATTCCAAGTCCATAGGGCCCTTAAAAGGGCCTTTAGACAAGACAAAGGAGACAAACAAAACGAAGAACGGCCTCCagcatcaaaagccatcctgccttACGTCTCTACGGTCTCGGGGAAGATAGCAaggattcttgctaaacacaatattcgtagcattcaccttcctcctggcaaactccAGGATCAGTTAGTACGAGCTaaggaccctattggtctcaagacagccggcatttaccgcattccatgcgaatgtggtaaagtgtatattggagaggACCATTGGTGAAGgggcatcgacgccacctccgactcggacagtttgaaaaatcggccattgctgaacactgtgtccaggaaaatcacaatatccactgggaagaaactgcccaactcGAAGAACACggggctattgggaccgtataactaaagaagccgtggagatccgtcttcaccccaacaatatcaatagagatcgaggactgcagctaagtagcgcttggaacctggcattaaataggacgaggaaggaggaaaaatcccggaccaatcagagaccacctaggtgaaggaggagggtatatatatcgaaacaccgcgacaacGGCATCATTGCCGGTTTAGAGACTGGAAGCTTAATCCACTCTACGCATCAGATCTCTACGGACTCCGCCACCGCTTACGACCCTGCCCGTCTGGACCTTCGCCACCGACTTGACCCTGCCTTCTTGGACAACGATTTCGCCTCACGGACCACACCACGCCACAACACCTCGCTTCCATCGGGAGCAGAGACATCGCGTCACAGTCCCGTCGCTAAAGGGGCGCCCGGGGGGCCGCAGctgactgggctcgtacctacctttcgaacccggtcactgtggttatcacctccgggtggtgcctttgcccaaagcgacacgcccaggttgtctcggccgctaccccaggcactagagtctaactcattgcacgcctgggggacacGGTCGGGTCCCCTCGTTAGGGTGTTAGGCCCCAAACAAGCCCTCCCTGTCCTCCCCAACGAGCCATCTggccgccatggaatccatgGCGGCCCATGCAACCTCCGGCTCCACACCAGCAGCACCTCGGCCAACCGGCTCTAACACCAAGGCACCATTTGGCGGACATTCGACGCTCTACAGCGCCCGGATGGCAGCCCAGGACCTGCCCCATGGACAGGGCAACCAGATGCCACCATCGCACAAACCCTCCGACTCACGAGGCTCCGTAGAAACGGGGGAAACCTCAACGGCCCTCTTAAGGTCCTTATCATCGGCCCTCTTTAGGGCCTCAAACGCGGCAAACGCTTCCCAGGTGGAAGAAATGGACCACGATGAGTCCCACGCATCATCCGGGTCATCAACGGCCCTCTTAAGGCCCTCGTCAACTCCATCAGGagcatttatcatgaaaaaaaccCGCAAAAGGGGGGCAAACTCGCCTCCAACCGTGCTTTCTAAAGCCTCTTTCACACTATTAGAGATGTCATGAACAAGGAACGTTGAACAAGTCGTCTTGAACGCTAAATGAAGATTCAAGACCATTCGAGACGGTCTTTCAAGAGTGATTGTTCAACACACATTGAATCGAGTTGAACGTTCTTTCAGACTGTTCCAGAAAGCTTGAATTGACTTGAATACCGATAGTCAACATGATCGACAAAGGAAAAACGTATAGCGTTCTATTCTCTGATAAAGCGCGTAGAAACCCGTACTCATAACAACGTTTTGATATCATCATTTGATACatcattacaattattaaatcTGGTTTTGCGTCCGACGATGGATAATGACAACGCAAATATAGCAAGAGTGGCATTTTGCGTAGGAGTAGTGGCAGCAGTACTGCAAGGTCGGAGGAGAAATCGTCGAAGGCTTTGGTCAAGAGAATGGCTAAGCCGGAGGTATGCCGCTGGTAGCATGAGCTTGCTGTACCGGGAATTGGAAACGGAGGATCCGGAATCTTTCACCAACTTCCTCCGGATGGATAACAACAATTTTAGAGAGTTACAGGAGTTGGTGTCGCCTCTCATATCTAAAAGAGACACAATTTTACGGGAATGTATCTCGGCAAAACATAGGTTGGCGGTGACTCTGAGATTTTTAGCCACTGGGGACTGGGGTCTTACAAAAGTCTACAGTACTCCACGAGGATTGGCTAAAATTCTATAAGTTAAGATTCAGAAACCAAAGTTTATTCCAGAACTTCTTCAAATTAAGTTAGTTTGCAACCTTGTcagaaattgaataataataataattgaacaaCTAATATAGCTTACGTACTACCTGATGTTATACGATTATTTGGTATGATAGTAGAAACAAATTCTTAAATCATGCAATATACTCAAGATTTTTTAACTAATGGCCATTGAGGGTTGAAGAAATGACCAAACAACAGTGATTCCACCAagcaaattatataattaacaacaattttacaataaaattcaatgtaacaaaatgtaaattaaaattataaaataaaaaacatacaaaaatagttAACTTTCATTCTCATCATCTTTAGCTCTCATTACtatatcaaaaattttctgcattgcagctttctgttttttttcgtcACTAATATCGGCAATTTCTTGCCCTACAAACAGGccgaatttttcaaattttgtgtttttccgcAGTGTCCCTTGCTCAAGGGCTGACGAAGCCTTTGAGAGGAAGGTAGTTATGTCTGCTTCCCCAGTCCTTCTCCTCTTGGGGGTCGGTACTCCTCTTGATGACCCGCTTCTTGAGGAGATGTTGCAGTGGTCAGCGCTGGCAGAGGTGGACTCTTCACTGAGTAAGGGGACTGGGATGGTACCAATTTCATGCTGCTCTTCTGCCGTGACATCTGATAACTCTCCTGATTGTATTTCAATGGGCGTTTCCtacagacaaaaaaattaatgtaatgttCAGAAGTGCAAAGAAGTCCCTTCGTGAATTCAAGTGTAGCTAAAACATAAATATCGCAGAAGTAACTGCGTTGAAGTGGGCACCCAACGTAAGATCACAAATTTCCGTAAACAGTAAACCAAAATAGATGATCAACAATGGTAAATAACGGAGTCAATGGACGATCTCAAACAATAGACTCGTTCCAAACATGCCCCTTGAATTTGACTTTTCATGTTATTACTTCATGCCAGAAGCAAACAATGCACATTCCAGCAAAACAAATTATACGTAATAAAGACGAATTTATTTGCAAGTGTCATCGGCATACCTTGTTAAGCTCCACGGGATCCAAGTTTGATACGCTCTTCCTGGGTGCCGTATGCCTTTCAAGGAAACTTAAATTGTTGTAGCACCACAATTTTGGCCTTACAACCTCTTCCACTCCTGCTCCACTCTTCTTCGACctgattaatttgtttttttcagcCATGTATTGTGTGCGGAGGCCATTTATCTTCGTTTTCACTTCCTCCGATGTGGTACCAGGTCGAAACTGTTGGGAGTATCGAGTACACATATATTTTAAAAGACCATATCGGCGGTAACCACAAAATAATTCTTTGTGGATTCATTGAAACCTCGTATTACAAAAAACTCAATATAAAGGCCACTAGGGGACCACCACTTatctaaataaaaacatatccaacACCATTTGAACGAAACAAGCCCTAGCTCCAGAAATGtatatttgtgaatgaaattataattttaaggaaataaacgtACAAAATATTATCACGACAATTATCGAAGCATTCCGATATCACATATAATATAtacgtaatatatatttatataaatattgcattAGTTAATATCTTCACGAGGTAGGTATAGGTCAAGGTTAAccaaaacaattataattataattttacttacagGCAACAAATTAGTGGCTATGTCTTGCAGCGCCGAACTTCTCTTCTGCTTCAAGTGGTAATCTGGGGAGCTTACTTCGTACAAACACCTTTTTTCCTCGTAAAAACTAATGAGGGCTTCCACAGCGTTCCTCTCCCAAACGGCCATGATGTCAATAGTTATCTCCAAGGTCGCGTTGGCAAGGCTCGGAAAGTTATGTATCGTTCACTGATTGGTCGAAACGCTTCAATACCATtcgagattcaatagaaattagaaccGTTCAAGACAAGACGTATTTGATGGAAACGAAGTGATTCAAGAGCATTCAAGACCAAATGTCCGCAGTCATGACGATTGACATGACGTCATATAGATTCGATAAAGATTGTTCAACGAGTCTCGAACGTAATTTGACGAgaatttgacagtgtgaaaccCCCTTAAGCACCCGGTGTCAACCTCAAACAGGTTCACGCCAATTCAGCCGCAGGAAGATGATAGGACAGCTCCAATCATCCCAGATACCGCCCCAGAAGCGAACGGAAAACCACAACGGGCACCTGCCCGGCGCCGCCCGCCGGCGATTATGATATATAGCATATCTAACTACAGAGAATCCATGGCCCTCATTAAGTCGGTCTGCAAAGGTGAATTCACGGCAGATATCAGAAAGAATTTCACCAGAATCCTAGTGGACACCCCAGAGGACCACGCCGCCGTAATGGCCTTGCTCAAAAAAGAGGAAGCTGAATCAAGCAGCTGGCCGTTGAGGGAAGACAAGCTAACTTCCTTCCTCATCAGGAATCTAGAAGCAGACTTCGACATTGAGTACCTACGGGAACTCTTCGAGGCAGAAGGGGTCCCAGTCACATCCCTCAGAACCATCCGTGCACGAAACGGAGAAAAGAAAGATCTACATCAGCTCACCGTCCGTCCCACTGAAGAGTGGCCGGCGAAGCGCATTGGCAAACTCAAGAAGGTTGGCTTCGTAAAATTCTATCTTAAGCCATACCAACACGACAGACCACAGATGTGTTTCAACTGTAACAGGTTCGGGCACTCAAGCACTTACTGCACAGCGACTCCACGATGCTGGAAATGCGCCGGAGATCATTATGGCACAAAATGCACCCCCGCCAAAGAGGAGCCAGCAACATGCTGTAACTGCAAGGGAAACCACCCGGCCATGTCACGGAAATGTCCCGTGTTTAAGAAGCACCTCGAGCGCATGCGCAAGCAACGAGGCCCACAACAAACCACCCAGGAACAACCCAAAGCTCCTCAACCCACTGAAATCGCTCCAACGGCCCCGCCACAAAAGACAGCAGCACAATTCCCCAGCCTTGGCCGTCAAAACCCATGGGGAACGGGATTACAAAATCCAACATCTCGCCCTAGAAACGCCCAGCGCCAACGACTGGACGTAAATATTCCGAACCAGGACCCAGCCCAACAGCCATCTGCCTCTGCAATTCCTCCGCCTCCAACGAACTATACTCCTGATCTGGACAACCTGGATCTTGGCTCCATCTTAAAACAACTGCTGGCGATCTCCTTACAGACGCAGCAACAATTACAGCTTCAGACGAGTCTCCTCACGAAGATGCTCGAAAAACTGGCGGCCCCTTCCGTTCCCTGAACGGAGAGCAACGCTGCCCCGCCTCATAGTAGCTCTGTGGAACGCAAATGGAGGTTTGCAATGGAAATCTGCAGAGCTGCTAACATTTCTGAAAACTCACGCAGTAGACGTAGTCCTCGTCACAGAAACAAAACTACATCCATGGAAACACTGGCGCCTTCCAGGATACACCATCATCAGGAACGACAGAGAACCCAAACCACCAGAATATAACGCAGCAGGGGGAACGGCCGTTCTCCTTAAAGATGGCCTTAAAGGCAACGAAATCAGTCTCCAAGACACTGCCCCACTTGAAGTCACGGCTGTAAAACTTGACACGCCGTCCGGCCCCTTCCAAATTGCAGCGGTTTACCACAAACCTGGAAAAACCTTCCCTGCAGAAAGCTACGCAGCATTATTCCCAGACAACATGCCGGCACTGATAGGAGGTGAC
Encoded proteins:
- the LOC124164349 gene encoding uncharacterized protein LOC124164349, translating into MAVWERNAVEALISFYEEKRCLYEVSSPDYHLKQKRSSALQDIATNLLPFRPGTTSEEVKTKINGLRTQYMAEKNKLIRSKKSGAGVEEVVRPKLWCYNNLSFLERHTAPRKSVSNLDPVELNKETPIEIQSGELSDVTAEEQHEIGTIPVPLLSEESTSASADHCNISSRSGSSRGVPTPKRRRTGEADITTFLSKASSALEQGTLRKNTKFEKFGLFVGQEIADISDEKKQKAAMQKIFDIVMRAKDDENES